TTGATGAGCCCTTTTCAGCGTTAGATCCTGCGCTTCGCGCTGAAATGCTGACGTTAGTGAAACAACTGGCGAAAGAGAAAAACATCACGGTATTAATGATCACCCACAGCCCTGATGACGCCAGAAAAATCGCCGATAAATGTATTTTTATTGATGATGGCAAAATTAAAACGGCAGGTGTAACGCAAACAATACTTGATAATCCAAACATACCTGAGCTGAAAAAATACCTCGGATTAACGCCTACTGTGATTTGATTTATCTCTATCTACAATTAATTAACGACAAAAAAGCGAGCACCTAATGTGCTCGCTTTTCATATCTATTAAACAATGTGAATTAGAGGTTTTCTTCAGCAAATTCTGCAAGGCGGCTTCGCACCACACCATTGAGATAAATGTTGGCGCTGCCTTCGAAGTTTTTAAAGCGCTCAACAATGTAAGTTAGCCCTGATGTCACAGGCGATAAGTAATTCGAGTCAATTTGCGCTAAGTTACCCGAACAGACAATTTTAGTTCCTTCACCACAACGGGTGATAATGGTCTTGATTTGAGAAGCGGTTAAGTTTTGGCACTCATCCAATAATACAAAGGCATTTTGGATCGAGCGTCCGCGCATAAAGTTAATCGATTTAAATTGAATATTCGCTTTATCAAAAATGTACTTCATTGAGCCATCAGTACACACATCATGCTTATGAAGTGCTTCCATAGTATCGGTAACGGCAGCAAGCCAAGGCATCATTTTCTCTTCTTCTGTGCCCGGTAAGAAGCCGATAGATTCTGCAATTTCAGGTGTATTACGAGTGACAATGATCTTGTCATACATCCCTTTTTCAATCACCTGCTCAAGTGCTGCAGCCATCGCTAAGATGGTTTTACCACAGCCCGCAGGGCCCGTTAAGATCACCAGATCAATGTTTGGATCGAGCATGGCATCAAGTGCCATTCCTTGATAAATGTTTTTCGGGGTAACACCCCATGCTTGTCGATGCATTAACCGCTCTTGGCTAATGTCTTTGATGGTGACTGTTTCTTCATTAATACGCTGAATTCGCGCAGCAAAATCACTGCCTTCATCAACAAGGTACTGGTTTATATAAGGAGTCTCAAAAAGTGATTTAGGGAGTGTGTGCAGTGTCGCTCGGCCTTTATTTTCAGATTGGCACTCAGCAACGTTATCCCAAAAGTCACCACTGTAACGATGAAAACCTTTACTTAATAAGGCAACATCATCAATAAGTTGGTCGGTACGATAATCATCAACATGTAATACACCTGCACCTTTAGCGCGCAATCGCATATTAATGTCTTTGGTCACTAATACCACAGGTCGTGGCGCATGTTTTTGTTGCAGAAAAAGAACACTGTTAAGGATACGGTTATCACCTGCTTTATCACTAAAAGCATGAACCGTTTCTTTTACTTCATAATCGGCAAAAATAGAGATTGTGCCGCTATGTGCGACCGTGTCATTGAAAGGAATACCTGCTGAGATTTGCTCAGGTGGCGCATCGTGAAAAATATCTTCTAACGCACGTATGGCGACTCGTGCATCACGAGAAACATCACGTTTACTGTCTTTAATTCTGTCCAATTCTTCCAGTACCGTCATGGGAATAACCACGTCGTGTTCCTGAAATGAAAAGAACGCCAGAGGCTCGTGGAGCAGAATATTTGTATCTAGTACAAACAGTTTCCGTGCGGCGTCGTCCATAGGCACCTCCTTGGTTGTCTGGACAGCGATAATTTAGCTATCACTCTTTTAGCTTACGTCATAATTTACAATCCGGTTTAATTCTGACGTTTTTCTTATTAAGCCCTCTCTAAATGAAAGTTTTATGATGATTTTACTGTGACGTATTTTCATCACTTTCACCGTGACCTTAATCACATCATGCAGTAACATTACTCCCCTTTTTTGAGCTATGCACAAATTTCAAATTCTAGCGTACACTTATCTTCAGTGTCGCTTATTAATAAACTGCATAGCTTAATGCACTCTCTTTGATATCAAATAATTAGAAGGTTTCTACCACTATGCCATTTGCTTTGGGTCAACGTTGGATCAGTGATACAGAAAGTGATTTAGGTCTAGGTACCGTTGTCGCTCTTGAACCAAGAACGGTTACCTTGATGTTCCCCGCATCAGATGAAAACCGCCTATATGCACGTAATGATGCCCCTGTTACCCGTGTCATGTTTAATATTGGTGATGTGATTGAAAGCCATGAAGGTTGGTCACTAAAGGTAGAAGCGATCAACGAAGACAATGGTGTGATCACTTATATCGGTACTCGCACTGATACCGAAGAAGAAAATGTCTCGCTACGCGAAGTTTTCTTAAGCCACCAAATCCGTTTCAACAAGCCACAAGATAAGCTATTTGCAGGTCAAATCGATCGCATGGATCGCTTTGCATTGCGTTACCGTGCGCTAAAAAACCAATACGAGCAGCTTAAGAGCCCATTACGTGGTTTGTGTGGTATGCGTGCAGGCTTGATCCCCCATCAGCTATACATCGCCCATGAAGTAGGTCGTCGTTACGCACCTCGTGTTTTACTTGCCGATGAAGTTGGTTTAGGTAAAACCATTGAAGCAGGCATGATCATCCACCAACAAGTGCTATCAGGCCGTGCTGAACGTATTCTGATCGTGTTACCTGAAACCCTACAGCACCAATGGCTAGTTGAAATGATGCGTCGTTTCAATCTGCACTTCTCAATCTTTGATGAAGAGCGTTGTGTTGAAGCCTTTGCTGATGCGGCCAACCCTTTTGATACCGCGCAATATGTGCTGTGTTCTTTAGACTTTTTACGTAAAAGCCGTCGTCGCTTTGAACAAGCACTAGATGCTGATTGGGATCTACTGGTTGTCGATGAAGCGCACCACCTTGAGTGGAGTGAAGATAAGCCAAGTCGCCAATACCAAGTGATTGAAGCACTAGCTGAAAAAACACCGAGCGTACTGCTACTAACCGCAACACCTGAGCAATTAGGTCGTGAAAGTCACTTCGCACGTCTACGTATTCTCGATCCTGATCGTTTCTACGATTACGAAGCGTTTGTTGAAGAAGAGCGTCAATATGAGCCTGTTGCTGATGCCGTAACTCAACTGCTTTCTGGTGAGAAACTCAATAACGACGCTAAAAACACCTTAACAGAGCTGTTATCTGAGCAAGATATCGAGCCAATGTTGCGTGTTATCGAAGATTCAACGCAAGACGATCCTGAAGCTTTAACGGCACGTCATGAGTTGATCAACAACCTGATGGATCGTCATGGTACGGGTCGCGTATTGTTCCGTAATACCCGCTCTGCAATTACAGGTTTCCCTCAACGCCACCTAAACATGTATCCGCTAGCAATGCCAAGCCAATACACTACTGCAATGCGTGTAGCTGCAATGATGGGCGGCAAAATGGGTGTCAACGAGAAAGCAATCAAGCTGCTGTATCCTGAAGATATCTACCAAGAGTTTGAAGGTGAATCTGCAACTTGGTGGAACTTCGATCCTCGCGTGAACTGGCTGCTAGATATGCTAAAAGCCAACCGTAACGAGAAGGTATTAGTGATCTGCTCTCGTGCACAAACAGCACTTACGCTAGAACAAGCACTGCGTGAACGTGAAGGTATTCGCGCTACTGTGTTCCACGAAGGTATGTCGATCATCGAGCGTGATAAAGCAGCCGCTTACTTTGCGCAAGAAGAAGATGGCGCACAAGTATTGCTATGTTCGGAAATTGGTTCAGAAGGTCGTAACTTCCAGTTTGCTAACCAATTAGTGATGTTTGATCTACCAAGCAATCCAGATCTGCTAGAGCAGCGTATTGGTCGTTTGGATCGTATTGGTCAAAAACGTGAAATCGAAATTCATGTACCTTACCTAGAAGGGACTTCTCAAGCACTATTGGCACGTTGGTTTAACGAAGGTTTAAATGCCTTTGAAGAAACGTGTCCAACAGGTCGTGCGGTTTATGAAGAAGTCAGTGAAGATCTGATCACCTTACTTGCTAGCGATAAGCATGATGTTGAAGCGCTAGAGTCTGTGATTCAACGCAGTGCAGAAATGCACAGCGAGCTAAAAACAAAGCTTGAGCAAGGTCGTGACCGCCTATTAGAAATTCACTCTAATGGTGGTGAAGAAGCACAAAAACTGGTTGAAGAAATTGGCGCAAAAGATGGCGATACTAACCTGGTGACTTTCGCACTTGGCTTATTCGATACCATTGGTTTGAACCAAGATGACAAAGGTGAAAATGCGATTGTTGTGACGCCTTCAGAGCACATGATGGTGGCAAGCTACCCTGGCTTACCTTACGACGGCTGTACCATCACATTTGATCGTGATACGGCACTATCTCGTGAAGATATGCACTTTATCAGTTGGGAGCACCCAATGATCCAAGGTGGTATCGAGTTACTACTTAGCGAAGGTGTCGGTACAACAGCGGTTTCTCTGCTTAAGAACAAAGCACTACCCGTTGGTACACTGCTACTTGAGCTGATCTACGTGGTAGACGCACAAGCACCAAAACAATCAGGTATTGGTCGTTTCTTACCGAAAACCCCAATCCGTATTCTGCTTGATGGTAAAGGCAATAACCTATCGGCTAACGTTGAGTTTGAAGGCTTTAACCGCCAGCTAAGCCCTGTTAATCGCCACCTTGGTAGCAAACTGGTTAACTCAGTACAAAAAGACATTCATACCTTAATTGAGTTTGCAGAGCGCGAGATCAGTAAAGAGTTAGATGTGGTTCGCAGCCAAGCGCAAGCTGAAATGGAAGCAACACTACGTGCTGAGTTTGATCGTCTACAAGCGTTAAAAGCAGTTAACCCGAATATTCGTGATGACGAATTGGAGTTAATCGAAAGCCAGATTAATGAGCTGACAGGCTACATTGAGAAAGCTCAGATCCAATTAGATTCACTACGATTAATTGTTGTGAGCCATAACTAAGCCACGATAGATTGATAACAATGAAAAGCCGTGAGTATTTAAACCAATACTCGCGGCTTTTTTCTTAAACCCCTTCGCCAAACATACCAATTTGCTACTATTCATATTAGTAT
The sequence above is a segment of the Photobacterium leiognathi genome. Coding sequences within it:
- a CDS encoding PhoH family protein, which gives rise to MDDAARKLFVLDTNILLHEPLAFFSFQEHDVVIPMTVLEELDRIKDSKRDVSRDARVAIRALEDIFHDAPPEQISAGIPFNDTVAHSGTISIFADYEVKETVHAFSDKAGDNRILNSVLFLQQKHAPRPVVLVTKDINMRLRAKGAGVLHVDDYRTDQLIDDVALLSKGFHRYSGDFWDNVAECQSENKGRATLHTLPKSLFETPYINQYLVDEGSDFAARIQRINEETVTIKDISQERLMHRQAWGVTPKNIYQGMALDAMLDPNIDLVILTGPAGCGKTILAMAAALEQVIEKGMYDKIIVTRNTPEIAESIGFLPGTEEEKMMPWLAAVTDTMEALHKHDVCTDGSMKYIFDKANIQFKSINFMRGRSIQNAFVLLDECQNLTASQIKTIITRCGEGTKIVCSGNLAQIDSNYLSPVTSGLTYIVERFKNFEGSANIYLNGVVRSRLAEFAEENL
- the rapA gene encoding RNA polymerase-associated protein RapA; this encodes MPFALGQRWISDTESDLGLGTVVALEPRTVTLMFPASDENRLYARNDAPVTRVMFNIGDVIESHEGWSLKVEAINEDNGVITYIGTRTDTEEENVSLREVFLSHQIRFNKPQDKLFAGQIDRMDRFALRYRALKNQYEQLKSPLRGLCGMRAGLIPHQLYIAHEVGRRYAPRVLLADEVGLGKTIEAGMIIHQQVLSGRAERILIVLPETLQHQWLVEMMRRFNLHFSIFDEERCVEAFADAANPFDTAQYVLCSLDFLRKSRRRFEQALDADWDLLVVDEAHHLEWSEDKPSRQYQVIEALAEKTPSVLLLTATPEQLGRESHFARLRILDPDRFYDYEAFVEEERQYEPVADAVTQLLSGEKLNNDAKNTLTELLSEQDIEPMLRVIEDSTQDDPEALTARHELINNLMDRHGTGRVLFRNTRSAITGFPQRHLNMYPLAMPSQYTTAMRVAAMMGGKMGVNEKAIKLLYPEDIYQEFEGESATWWNFDPRVNWLLDMLKANRNEKVLVICSRAQTALTLEQALREREGIRATVFHEGMSIIERDKAAAYFAQEEDGAQVLLCSEIGSEGRNFQFANQLVMFDLPSNPDLLEQRIGRLDRIGQKREIEIHVPYLEGTSQALLARWFNEGLNAFEETCPTGRAVYEEVSEDLITLLASDKHDVEALESVIQRSAEMHSELKTKLEQGRDRLLEIHSNGGEEAQKLVEEIGAKDGDTNLVTFALGLFDTIGLNQDDKGENAIVVTPSEHMMVASYPGLPYDGCTITFDRDTALSREDMHFISWEHPMIQGGIELLLSEGVGTTAVSLLKNKALPVGTLLLELIYVVDAQAPKQSGIGRFLPKTPIRILLDGKGNNLSANVEFEGFNRQLSPVNRHLGSKLVNSVQKDIHTLIEFAEREISKELDVVRSQAQAEMEATLRAEFDRLQALKAVNPNIRDDELELIESQINELTGYIEKAQIQLDSLRLIVVSHN